In Clostridia bacterium, the following are encoded in one genomic region:
- the tsaE gene encoding tRNA (adenosine(37)-N6)-threonylcarbamoyltransferase complex ATPase subunit type 1 TsaE codes for MYNYYSFSVAETLKLAEKLAAKLKGGEIISLVGDLGAGKTHFVKGLACGLGIKGEITSPTFTLLHLYAGKIPLAHFDVYRLTIPEDFEELGYEDYFAGPGVVVIEWGDLISPYLPAEYLRIKIEYQAEQGRLLTFYPYGEKWEILIKELAKDVGFGD; via the coding sequence GTGTATAATTATTATTCTTTTTCGGTAGCTGAGACTTTAAAATTAGCTGAAAAATTGGCCGCTAAATTAAAGGGTGGTGAAATAATAAGTTTGGTTGGTGATTTAGGAGCTGGTAAGACCCATTTTGTAAAAGGTTTAGCTTGTGGTTTGGGAATTAAGGGGGAGATTACCAGCCCGACTTTTACTTTGCTTCATTTGTATGCTGGGAAAATTCCATTGGCCCATTTTGATGTTTATAGATTAACAATTCCAGAGGATTTCGAGGAATTGGGTTATGAAGATTATTTTGCAGGACCAGGAGTAGTGGTAATCGAATGGGGTGATTTGATCAGCCCTTATTTACCTGCAGAATATTTACGGATAAAAATAGAGTATCAGGCTGAACAGGGACGTTTGCTTACTTTTTATCCATATGGTGAAAAGTGGGAGATTTTAATTAAGGAGTTGGCGAAAGATGTTGGTTTTGGGGATTGA